From the Pedobacter cryoconitis genome, one window contains:
- a CDS encoding DUF5686 and carboxypeptidase-like regulatory domain-containing protein, with translation MKNHVKKIILICALVMPFFAFKSAAQQPAPVSRTVITGTVSDAVDKDPVPYATVLFKGTGIITKTDVDGKYTISTSETHTELQISYVGYKTSYITVKPGETQMVNVKLQSESQKLTEVVISSNKRPAYRNKNNPAVELIRKVIENKAKNQNKNYDHVEYQQYEQMLFSLSNLSEKFQNKRIFKNYQFLFEKQDSTKIGGKLTLPVFMEEKVSQIYLQKSPDKKKTIITGDKHVNYDSKFIDTEGLSKYFERMYADINIYDSNISIVSNQFLSPIADSAPTFYKFFITDTIKTHSPQLIELSFIPRNNSDLLFEGKIYITMDGNYAVQDAFLTVNKNINLNFVRALEAKLDFDKNPDGRYHLSKTNLVIDFGINKNKGGGFTGQRTVKFNNYKINNPQPDSVYRGAALVVNAQAGLRSEQFWDSQRQNDTLISNNLKIYKNIDTLQTIPSFKRTMDIVTLFFAGYKDFGPFEMGPVNTFYSFNNVEGFRLRLGGRTTPALSKRYYFETYTAYGFKDEKWKYFLSGTYSINNKSIYAFPQNFVRASFQRDTKIPGQELQFVQEDNFLLSFKRGENNMMTYNDIYKIDYTKEFENHFSYGLSFRKWTQRPAGSLGFNSFNADNVITPVDKINTTELTVNLRYAPYEKFYQGKVYRTPIIDKYPIFNLRYTAGLKGVLGGQYNYHNFVASIDKRFYLSQFGYTDVTVEGGYILGKVPFPLLTIHRANQTYAYQLMSYNLMNFLEFVSDHYASIMIDHNFNGFFFNKIPLLKKLKFRELVSFKALYGGLRNENNPNMNPSLFQFPKNEQGVATTNALSSTPYIEGSVGVGNIFKLLRVDMVRRFNYLDNPGVSEWGIRARVKFDF, from the coding sequence ATGAAAAATCACGTAAAAAAAATCATATTGATCTGTGCTTTAGTGATGCCATTTTTTGCATTTAAATCTGCGGCTCAGCAACCTGCTCCTGTTTCACGTACAGTGATTACAGGGACAGTATCTGATGCAGTCGATAAAGATCCGGTTCCTTATGCGACAGTTCTGTTTAAAGGGACAGGAATCATCACTAAAACGGATGTGGACGGTAAGTATACCATTTCAACAAGCGAAACGCACACGGAGCTGCAAATTAGTTATGTAGGTTATAAAACATCTTACATAACTGTGAAGCCAGGAGAGACACAAATGGTTAATGTTAAGCTGCAATCAGAATCTCAAAAACTGACAGAGGTTGTAATCAGTTCTAACAAAAGACCTGCTTACAGAAATAAGAATAACCCTGCGGTGGAGCTGATCAGGAAAGTAATTGAAAATAAAGCAAAAAACCAGAATAAGAACTATGACCATGTAGAATATCAGCAATATGAACAAATGCTGTTTTCTCTAAGTAATCTGTCTGAGAAATTCCAGAACAAACGTATTTTCAAGAACTATCAGTTTCTTTTTGAAAAACAGGATTCTACCAAGATTGGTGGTAAACTAACGCTTCCGGTTTTTATGGAGGAGAAGGTGTCACAGATCTATTTACAGAAATCTCCGGATAAGAAAAAGACAATCATCACTGGTGACAAACACGTGAATTATGATAGTAAATTTATTGACACCGAAGGACTGAGTAAGTATTTTGAAAGGATGTATGCGGATATTAATATTTATGATAGTAATATTTCTATAGTCAGTAACCAGTTTTTAAGTCCGATTGCTGATTCAGCACCTACTTTCTATAAGTTTTTTATTACTGATACTATAAAAACACACAGTCCTCAGCTGATTGAGCTTTCTTTTATTCCAAGAAATAATTCGGATCTTTTATTTGAAGGTAAGATATACATTACAATGGATGGCAATTATGCTGTTCAGGATGCGTTTCTGACTGTCAATAAAAACATCAATCTTAACTTTGTAAGAGCATTGGAGGCCAAGCTTGATTTTGATAAAAATCCGGACGGCAGATACCATTTGTCCAAAACAAATCTGGTTATTGATTTTGGTATCAATAAAAATAAAGGCGGAGGTTTTACCGGACAGCGTACGGTTAAGTTTAACAATTACAAGATTAATAACCCTCAGCCGGACAGTGTTTACAGAGGTGCAGCATTGGTCGTTAATGCACAGGCTGGACTACGTTCAGAACAGTTCTGGGATAGCCAGAGACAGAATGATACGCTGATAAGTAATAATCTGAAAATCTATAAGAATATTGATACTTTACAAACAATCCCATCTTTTAAAAGAACGATGGACATTGTTACCTTATTCTTTGCAGGGTATAAAGATTTCGGGCCATTTGAAATGGGACCGGTCAATACGTTTTACAGTTTCAATAATGTAGAGGGTTTCCGTTTACGTCTGGGTGGCCGTACCACTCCTGCATTAAGTAAGAGATATTATTTTGAGACTTATACTGCATATGGCTTTAAAGATGAGAAGTGGAAGTATTTCTTAAGCGGAACTTATTCTATAAACAATAAGTCAATTTATGCCTTCCCTCAGAACTTTGTTCGTGCAAGTTTCCAGCGGGATACAAAAATTCCGGGTCAGGAACTCCAGTTTGTACAGGAAGATAACTTCTTGCTGTCTTTCAAACGTGGTGAAAATAATATGATGACTTATAATGATATTTATAAGATTGACTATACAAAGGAATTTGAAAACCATTTTTCTTATGGATTGAGTTTCCGTAAATGGACACAAAGACCAGCCGGATCATTAGGTTTTAATAGCTTTAATGCTGACAATGTGATCACGCCTGTTGATAAAATCAATACGACCGAGCTGACTGTAAATTTACGTTATGCTCCTTATGAAAAGTTTTACCAGGGAAAAGTATACAGAACGCCAATTATTGACAAGTATCCTATTTTCAATCTGCGTTATACAGCGGGTTTGAAAGGTGTACTTGGAGGTCAGTATAATTACCACAATTTTGTGGCCAGTATAGATAAAAGATTCTATCTGTCTCAATTTGGGTATACTGATGTAACTGTAGAGGGTGGATATATTCTTGGAAAGGTTCCTTTTCCTTTATTGACTATCCACAGGGCCAATCAGACCTATGCTTATCAGTTGATGTCATACAATTTAATGAACTTCCTTGAATTTGTCAGTGATCATTATGCAAGTATCATGATCGATCATAATTTCAATGGGTTCTTCTTTAATAAAATACCATTGCTTAAAAAGTTGAAATTCAGAGAACTGGTTTCATTTAAGGCGCTGTATGGCGGATTAAGGAATGAAAATAATCCAAATATGAATCCATCACTATTCCAGTTCCCTAAAAATGAACAGGGCGTAGCGACAACCAATGCTTTAAGCAGCACCCCTTATATTGAGGGTAGTGTAGGTGTGGGTAATATCTTTAAATTATTGCGTGTGGATATGGTGAGAAGGTTTAATTACCTGGATAATCCTGGTGTATCTGAGTGGGGTATCCGTGCGAGAGTTAAATTCGATTTTTAA
- a CDS encoding NAD-dependent epimerase/dehydratase family protein: protein MKKRVLITGASGFVGFHLIAAAIASDLEVFAAVRPTSNIKHLQEFDIQYTHPDFSDINSLQKELEEKQYSYIIHASGITKAKTQEEYNTVNAVYTQNLALAAVAAAINLEKFIFVSSLAALGPLTDLSGLIEDNSPAHPVTNYGASKLLAEQYLEEIKGLPLLVIRPTAVYGPREKDIFILLQTINKGLEPHIGSFKQQISFIYVKDLARIIIEALFSDVTNKQYNVSDGGIYDRYALAEGVKKALQKKTWKFHLPVPAVAALAAVMERIYKNSADAPALNKEKMNELTAINWACSIERLQKDFGFKPVYNLEKGLVETVNWYKNNKWL from the coding sequence ATGAAAAAGCGTGTATTGATAACTGGGGCAAGTGGTTTCGTTGGATTCCATTTGATTGCAGCAGCTATAGCCTCTGATTTAGAGGTTTTTGCAGCGGTAAGACCGACTAGTAATATTAAACATCTTCAGGAATTTGATATTCAGTATACGCATCCTGATTTCAGTGACATCAATTCGCTTCAAAAAGAGTTAGAAGAAAAACAGTACAGTTATATCATACATGCTTCTGGTATCACCAAGGCTAAAACCCAGGAAGAATACAATACTGTTAATGCAGTATATACTCAAAATCTTGCTTTAGCAGCCGTAGCAGCAGCTATTAACCTGGAGAAATTCATCTTTGTAAGCAGTCTTGCAGCACTTGGACCTTTAACGGATCTGTCTGGCCTGATTGAAGATAATTCTCCGGCCCATCCTGTAACTAATTATGGTGCAAGTAAGCTATTGGCGGAACAGTACCTGGAAGAGATTAAGGGATTGCCGCTTCTGGTTATACGCCCGACAGCAGTTTACGGCCCAAGAGAAAAGGATATTTTTATCTTATTGCAGACCATAAATAAAGGGCTGGAGCCACATATCGGTAGTTTTAAACAGCAGATCAGTTTCATCTATGTGAAAGACCTTGCCAGAATTATTATAGAAGCCCTGTTCTCGGATGTAACAAACAAACAGTATAATGTGTCTGATGGTGGTATTTATGACCGGTACGCTTTAGCGGAAGGAGTAAAGAAAGCATTGCAGAAAAAAACATGGAAGTTTCATCTGCCTGTTCCGGCAGTTGCTGCACTGGCAGCGGTGATGGAACGGATTTATAAAAACTCTGCGGACGCACCTGCATTGAATAAAGAAAAAATGAATGAGCTGACTGCCATTAACTGGGCATGCAGTATTGAAAGGCTCCAAAAAGATTTTGGGTTTAAACCTGTTTATAATCTGGAAAAAGGATTAGTGGAAACAGTAAATTGGTACAAGAATAATAAATGGCTGTAA
- the spt gene encoding serine palmitoyltransferase, whose translation MRKKLGDRIAAFKDANAIKEKGLYPYFRSIESAQDTEVIIEGKKVLMFGSNSYLGLTNHPKIKEAAKLAVDKYGTGCAGSRFLNGTLDIHLELERRLAAYVGKEAAVLFSTGFQVNLGVISCLLERNDYLILDEYDHASIIDGSRLSFSRTIKYAHNDMEDLRKKLSRLPEDSAKLIVADGIFSMEGDIVKLPEIVQLADEFGANIMMDDAHSLGVIGFNGSGVASHFNLTNDVDLIMGTFSKSFASLGGFIAGTEETIEYIKHRARSLMFSASMTPSAVASVIAALDIIESEPERIDKLWDNTNYAKKLLLDAGFDIGHTDSPIIPVYIRDNDKTFLITNILHRNGIFVNPVVSPAVPSDSSLIRFSLMATHTFAQIEEAVDKLYAAFKEVQLTPVKVSI comes from the coding sequence ATGCGTAAAAAATTGGGCGATAGGATTGCAGCATTTAAAGATGCAAATGCAATTAAGGAAAAAGGATTATACCCTTATTTCAGATCGATAGAGTCGGCACAAGACACTGAGGTCATCATTGAAGGGAAAAAAGTTTTGATGTTTGGATCAAATTCTTATCTGGGGTTAACCAACCATCCGAAGATTAAAGAAGCTGCAAAACTTGCTGTTGATAAATACGGAACTGGTTGTGCCGGATCAAGATTTTTGAACGGAACTCTTGATATCCATTTAGAATTGGAAAGAAGACTTGCGGCTTACGTAGGTAAAGAGGCTGCGGTATTGTTCAGTACAGGATTCCAGGTTAACCTTGGGGTTATTTCGTGCTTGCTTGAAAGAAACGATTACTTGATTCTTGATGAATATGATCACGCTTCTATCATTGATGGTAGCCGTCTGTCATTTTCACGTACCATCAAATATGCACACAACGATATGGAAGATCTGCGTAAGAAATTAAGCAGATTACCAGAAGATTCAGCAAAACTGATCGTTGCAGATGGTATTTTCAGTATGGAGGGGGATATTGTTAAACTTCCGGAGATTGTACAGCTTGCCGATGAATTCGGAGCGAACATTATGATGGATGACGCGCATAGTCTTGGCGTTATCGGCTTTAACGGTTCAGGAGTGGCTTCTCACTTTAACCTGACCAATGATGTAGATCTGATCATGGGTACTTTCAGTAAATCATTTGCTTCGTTAGGTGGATTTATTGCAGGAACAGAAGAAACAATAGAATACATTAAACACAGAGCTCGCTCATTGATGTTTAGTGCAAGCATGACTCCTTCAGCTGTGGCAAGTGTAATTGCAGCATTGGATATTATAGAATCAGAACCGGAACGTATTGATAAACTTTGGGATAACACGAACTATGCAAAAAAACTACTTTTAGATGCGGGATTTGATATCGGTCATACAGATAGTCCAATCATACCTGTTTATATCAGAGATAACGATAAAACTTTCCTGATCACCAATATTCTGCACAGGAACGGGATATTTGTTAACCCTGTTGTTTCACCTGCTGTGCCTTCAGATTCATCTCTGATCAGATTCTCTCTGATGGCTACGCATACCTTTGCTCAGATTGAGGAAGCGGTAGATAAACTTTATGCTGCTTTTAAAGAGGTTCAGCTAACCCCGGTAAAGGTTAGTATCTAG
- a CDS encoding TetR/AcrR family transcriptional regulator: MEKDEIVIEEILSGAKKLFGKHGLKKTTMEEIATAAGKGKSTLYYYFPSKIEIFEAVVEDEMKNVVKRIREAVNVSLTAKEKLKAYLQAQITSIIGFHSFREVLFDDIVDSMRMLICIKSRYEQIQIDMITEILLGGSQSGEFKEMTLERMNKISFVMVTVFRGLHFPLSIELSEQQTHEYFDEMIDMLITGIGRDTLKKKTESD; this comes from the coding sequence ATGGAAAAGGATGAGATTGTAATAGAGGAGATATTATCAGGGGCAAAGAAGTTATTCGGAAAACATGGATTGAAAAAAACAACCATGGAAGAGATAGCGACTGCGGCTGGTAAAGGAAAGAGTACGCTCTATTATTATTTTCCAAGCAAAATTGAGATTTTCGAGGCAGTTGTTGAAGATGAAATGAAAAATGTAGTGAAGCGGATACGCGAAGCTGTCAACGTTTCATTAACTGCCAAAGAAAAACTAAAGGCTTATTTACAAGCACAAATTACCTCTATAATAGGTTTTCATAGCTTTAGAGAGGTACTGTTTGATGATATTGTTGATAGCATGAGAATGCTGATTTGTATTAAATCCAGATACGAACAGATTCAGATAGATATGATTACGGAAATCCTCCTTGGAGGCAGCCAGTCTGGCGAATTTAAAGAAATGACACTGGAGAGGATGAATAAGATTTCTTTTGTGATGGTCACGGTTTTTCGCGGGCTGCATTTCCCTTTATCCATAGAACTTTCTGAACAGCAGACACATGAATACTTTGATGAAATGATCGATATGCTAATTACAGGGATAGGCAGGGATACTTTAAAAAAGAAAACAGAGAGCGATTAA
- a CDS encoding helix-turn-helix domain-containing protein: MKTLGQKFKILRQKRGLNQKTMAELLKVSIPAYSKLETGITDPNFSRIHQIAKVHGLDIRQLLNTGEDDKSEVGEENERLKQKVTELETSVIRLQSKLIDLYDKEDLRAKPGQSK, encoded by the coding sequence ATGAAAACACTGGGACAGAAATTCAAAATTCTCCGTCAAAAAAGAGGTCTTAACCAAAAAACTATGGCCGAGTTATTAAAGGTCTCTATTCCTGCATATTCAAAATTGGAAACAGGTATTACTGATCCAAACTTTAGCAGGATTCATCAGATCGCGAAAGTACATGGTTTGGATATCAGACAATTGCTTAATACCGGAGAGGATGATAAAAGCGAGGTAGGAGAAGAAAATGAACGCTTAAAGCAAAAGGTAACTGAATTAGAGACAAGTGTGATCCGTTTGCAGAGTAAACTGATTGATCTTTATGATAAAGAAGATCTTCGTGCTAAACCCGGGCAATCGAAATAA
- a CDS encoding RNA polymerase sigma factor: MFQEIIAGLAARDERIQERIYVHYWGYLMGISTRYFKDRNAAKEVVNDSFMKAFKTMYDFRHDHNLLDFQKTFKAWLAKITVRTALDRIRASKSVLSYIDEYEEGTVGYVEVEERLFAEDILKLLHGLPDLHRTVFNLYEIEGFSHDEIASLLTIPVSSSRTYLTRAKQKLRELYKKSIEITDGIS, encoded by the coding sequence ATGTTCCAGGAGATCATTGCGGGTCTTGCTGCGCGTGATGAGCGTATTCAAGAACGTATTTATGTCCACTACTGGGGTTATCTGATGGGTATATCAACACGTTATTTTAAGGATAGAAACGCCGCTAAAGAGGTGGTAAATGATAGTTTTATGAAGGCATTTAAAACCATGTATGACTTCAGGCATGACCACAACCTCCTGGATTTTCAGAAAACTTTTAAGGCCTGGCTGGCCAAAATAACTGTTCGTACTGCACTGGACAGAATCAGGGCCAGCAAGTCTGTGCTGAGTTATATAGATGAATATGAAGAAGGTACAGTGGGATATGTGGAAGTAGAGGAGCGGTTGTTTGCGGAAGATATTCTGAAGCTCCTGCACGGCCTTCCTGATTTACACCGCACTGTTTTCAACCTTTATGAGATCGAAGGTTTCAGCCACGATGAAATAGCTTCATTATTAACGATCCCGGTCAGCTCGAGCCGGACTTATCTTACCCGGGCAAAGCAAAAGTTGAGGGAACTTTATAAAAAAAGCATTGAAATTACTGATGGAATATCCTAA
- a CDS encoding DUF4397 domain-containing protein, translated as MKFNLTLFSKNIKRTLVLTAIAGTVLSFNACKKDTYIQQDRSALSITNASPLNDSVDFILNNRRITTGSLPFGKSYNYFTLTSGKQLGALVKPGSTTAFYSANFDLVTNQYHSLYITSQKVNTADSSSFLVIKDDFTAPAAGQGKIRFINLSSDSPAYDLVLEGDTTGFKNRAYKEFTVFKNIKPAKYKVSVVNTTTKAVAATLADVEITAGNFYTIYAKGLLGATLPAKKLSITSSLHRF; from the coding sequence ATGAAATTTAATTTGACTTTATTTTCGAAAAACATCAAAAGGACTTTAGTACTTACTGCAATTGCCGGTACTGTTCTTTCTTTTAATGCTTGTAAAAAAGACACGTATATTCAGCAGGACCGTTCCGCATTGTCAATCACCAATGCTTCACCGCTTAATGATTCGGTTGACTTTATTCTGAATAACAGAAGAATAACTACAGGCTCTTTACCTTTTGGAAAAAGCTATAATTATTTTACACTGACTTCAGGAAAACAATTAGGCGCTTTAGTAAAACCAGGTTCAACAACCGCTTTTTACAGCGCAAACTTTGACCTGGTTACCAATCAGTATCATTCGCTTTATATTACCAGTCAAAAGGTGAACACAGCTGATAGTTCTTCTTTCCTTGTTATCAAAGATGATTTTACTGCTCCTGCCGCAGGTCAGGGTAAAATACGTTTCATCAATCTTTCTTCAGACTCGCCAGCTTATGACCTGGTACTGGAAGGGGATACAACGGGATTCAAAAACAGGGCCTATAAAGAATTTACAGTGTTTAAAAATATCAAACCGGCTAAATACAAAGTATCAGTGGTTAATACGACAACTAAAGCAGTTGCAGCTACGCTGGCAGATGTAGAAATCACAGCCGGGAACTTTTATACTATCTATGCTAAAGGCTTACTGGGGGCAACGCTTCCTGCTAAGAAATTAAGCATCACTTCAAGTCTGCATAGATTTTAA
- a CDS encoding glycoside hydrolase family 125 protein, whose product MERRSFVQKAGLLTAALVSGKMLSFAADAGFPVVRKPIELRRFTSRAVENAITEFTDKVKNKELAWLFNNCFPNALDNLVTYTEFNGKPDTFLNTGDADAMWLRDSSVHMWTYLPFLKRDKGLRNLVGGVISRQVSYILKDPYASSFYNDPTKVGSMKDDLTTMLPGVHERKWELDSLCYPIRLSYRYWQQTKDTSFFDAKWQEAIKTILKTFKEQQRKENSGPYHFQRTTLWATDSLPMEGFGYPVKPVGLICSAFRPSEDATVFSFLVPSNFFAVVSLRQAAELFRVIKADESVAKAMEALALEVRLALQKYAIVEHATYGKVYAYEVNGMGSYNLMDDANVPSLLALPYLGALSMTDPVYLNTRKMVHSDDNPFFYKGSLAEGVGSPRVTKHMIWPMSIIARGLTSTDDEEIKLCLKMLQKCHGDTGVLHESFDPDNPKQFTGSPYARANSLFAEFLWKTYQERPYLLV is encoded by the coding sequence ATGGAAAGAAGATCATTTGTGCAGAAAGCCGGGCTTTTAACAGCGGCCCTGGTGTCGGGAAAGATGTTGTCATTTGCTGCTGATGCTGGGTTTCCAGTTGTAAGAAAACCAATAGAACTCCGTCGTTTTACGAGTAGAGCGGTTGAAAATGCCATTACTGAGTTTACTGATAAAGTGAAAAATAAAGAGCTGGCCTGGTTATTCAATAACTGTTTTCCAAATGCGCTGGACAACCTGGTTACTTATACCGAATTTAATGGAAAGCCGGATACATTTTTAAATACCGGAGATGCAGATGCGATGTGGCTGAGAGACAGCAGTGTCCATATGTGGACATACTTGCCGTTTTTAAAAAGGGATAAAGGCTTAAGGAACCTGGTGGGCGGAGTGATCAGCAGGCAGGTGTCTTATATTCTTAAAGATCCTTATGCCAGCTCTTTTTATAATGACCCGACAAAAGTGGGTTCTATGAAAGATGACCTGACTACAATGCTGCCAGGTGTGCATGAACGGAAATGGGAACTTGATTCACTTTGTTATCCTATCCGTTTATCTTACAGGTACTGGCAGCAGACCAAAGACACCAGTTTCTTTGATGCGAAATGGCAGGAGGCAATTAAAACTATTCTAAAGACTTTTAAAGAGCAGCAGCGTAAAGAAAATAGCGGGCCTTATCATTTTCAGCGCACCACTTTATGGGCAACTGATAGCTTACCGATGGAAGGCTTTGGTTACCCGGTAAAACCAGTGGGATTAATTTGTTCTGCTTTCCGCCCAAGTGAGGATGCGACTGTTTTCTCTTTCCTGGTTCCTTCGAATTTCTTTGCAGTAGTGAGTTTACGTCAGGCTGCTGAATTGTTCAGGGTAATTAAAGCGGATGAGTCAGTAGCGAAAGCTATGGAAGCGCTTGCACTGGAAGTCAGGCTCGCCCTGCAAAAATATGCGATTGTAGAGCATGCTACCTATGGGAAGGTTTATGCTTATGAAGTGAATGGCATGGGAAGCTACAACCTGATGGATGATGCGAATGTACCCAGTCTGCTGGCTTTACCTTATCTGGGTGCTTTATCTATGACAGACCCGGTGTACCTGAACACGAGAAAAATGGTGCATTCTGATGATAATCCGTTTTTTTATAAAGGGAGCCTGGCTGAAGGAGTAGGGAGTCCACGGGTTACCAAACATATGATCTGGCCAATGAGTATTATTGCCAGAGGATTGACCAGTACTGATGATGAAGAGATTAAACTTTGTCTGAAGATGCTGCAAAAATGTCATGGAGATACAGGTGTTTTACATGAATCTTTTGACCCGGATAATCCAAAACAGTTCACCGGTTCTCCCTATGCAAGAGCGAATAGCCTTTTTGCAGAGTTTTTATGGAAAACCTATCAGGAACGGCCTTATTTATTGGTTTAG
- a CDS encoding dicarboxylate/amino acid:cation symporter, protein MNSFYKSYKGIIWLIAGIIAGSLAGLIFGDRVKVLKPIGEIFLNLLFTAVIPLVFFSISSAIGGLKETNKLSKMMAVMVLVFLSTVLISASLTILAVRIFPVHEHMTNTPLTETIVKKPFGDQITQLLTTSEFFELLSRKSMLAMIIFSVLTGFATLRSGAYGAAFSNFLNAGNEVFKNVFIIIMKLAPVGLGAYFAYQVGVFGPQLFGTYARSLGLYYGTGAFYFVVIFTLYAFVAGGMKGIKKYWNNNIIPSATAIGTCSSIANIPANLEAAEKIGIPSYIANVTIPLGATLHKDGSSISSIIKMAVVFAMFGKGFDNIETITIALGMTVLVSIVEGGIPNGGYVGELLFISAYGFPPEALPPAMIIGTLVDPMATLLNSTGDTVAAMLVARFTEGKNWLTTKA, encoded by the coding sequence ATGAACAGCTTCTATAAGAGTTATAAAGGGATAATCTGGCTGATAGCTGGTATCATAGCCGGCAGTCTGGCTGGTTTAATATTTGGAGACCGCGTCAAAGTACTTAAACCCATAGGTGAAATATTCCTTAATCTTTTATTTACCGCTGTAATTCCCCTGGTTTTCTTCTCTATTTCATCTGCTATTGGTGGTTTGAAAGAAACGAACAAACTTAGTAAAATGATGGCAGTCATGGTGTTGGTATTCTTATCCACCGTACTGATTTCTGCCTCTTTAACTATTTTAGCAGTCAGGATTTTCCCTGTTCATGAGCACATGACCAATACCCCTTTAACGGAAACCATTGTTAAAAAACCATTTGGAGATCAGATTACACAATTGCTGACCACCAGCGAATTCTTCGAACTTCTGTCCAGGAAAAGTATGCTGGCTATGATTATATTTTCTGTGCTGACCGGTTTTGCAACTTTACGCTCAGGAGCATACGGAGCAGCCTTTTCCAATTTCCTGAATGCAGGGAATGAAGTTTTCAAAAATGTATTTATTATTATCATGAAACTGGCTCCTGTAGGCCTTGGAGCTTACTTTGCCTACCAGGTGGGTGTTTTCGGCCCTCAGCTATTTGGTACCTACGCCAGATCCCTGGGGCTTTACTACGGAACCGGAGCCTTCTACTTTGTGGTCATTTTCACCCTTTATGCCTTCGTGGCCGGAGGTATGAAAGGCATTAAAAAATACTGGAACAATAATATTATCCCATCCGCAACCGCTATAGGTACATGCAGCAGTATTGCAAATATACCTGCTAATTTAGAGGCAGCAGAAAAAATAGGCATTCCCTCTTACATCGCGAATGTAACTATCCCATTGGGAGCTACCCTGCATAAAGACGGATCAAGTATTTCATCCATTATCAAAATGGCGGTTGTATTTGCGATGTTCGGAAAGGGCTTTGATAATATAGAAACGATCACTATTGCCCTGGGCATGACTGTGCTGGTCAGCATCGTTGAAGGAGGTATTCCGAATGGCGGTTACGTAGGTGAATTGTTATTTATTTCCGCTTACGGATTTCCCCCTGAAGCCTTACCACCGGCGATGATCATCGGAACATTAGTAGATCCGATGGCCACCCTGTTAAATTCTACCGGCGACACCGTAGCGGCCATGTTAGTTGCCCGTT